GCGCTTCGAGCGTCGCCCGCGCTGCGTCGAGCGCCTTCGCAGGCCAGCCCAGGTCGCGCGAGGCGAGCGCGATCTCGGCCTCGGCGACGATACATCTCGCGCGCGCCACGGCCTCTTTGGGACCGAAGGCGCGCGCCGCACTTCGCACGAGCGCCTTCGCTCGAACGAGATCGCCGAGCTGGGCCATCGCGATGCCTCGAAGCGCGAGCGCTGGCGCGTCGTCGCGCAAGGCGACCCGGTTCAGCGCGCCGAGGGGATCACCCGCCGCGAGCGCACGCGCCGCGGCCGTGATCAGCGAGTCCATGTGCATCCAAATCCCGTCACACTTGTCACTCCCACCGTTCGATGCCCGGTACTAATCTAGCACGACCATCAACCAGCACGTCGTATCGTGAACGAACGACGAAGAATACACAACGGAGGGAAAGCATGACGACGAGACACATGACCGGGACACGTGAAGAGTGGCTGGCGGCGCGGCTCGAACTGCTCGATGCGGAGAAGGAGCTGACGCGGCGCAGCGACGAACTGGCGCGGCGCCGTCAGGCGTTGCCATGGGTCCGGATCGACAGGAAGTACCAGTTCGAGACCGATGAGGGAAGCGCCTCGCTGGCTGACCTCTTCAGAGGGCGCTCGCAGCTCCTCGTCTACCACTTCATGTTTGGGCCCGACTACACGGCAGGGTGCCCGTCCTGCTCGGCGATCGCGGACGGTTTCGATGGCTTCGTCGTCCACCTGGCGAACCACGACGTCACGCTTTCGGCGGTGTCGCGGGCGCCGCTCGCGAAGCTGCAGGCGTACAGGCGGCGGATGGGGTGGACATTTCCCTGGGCATCCTCGTCCGGCAGCGACTTCAACTTCGACTTCAACGTCTCGTTCACCGAGGAGCAGCAGCGCGAGAACGTCGTCGAATACAACTACCAGCGCGGCGGCCACGCGATGGATGCGACGCCGGCCCCGGAGCCGGTTGCCCAGTTTGCGGCCACCTGCGGAACCGACGCGCCCACCTACTCGCGCGACAGGCCGGGCATGAGCGGGTTCGTGCTCGAGGACGGTGTCGTCTATCACACCTATTCCACCTATGCGCGCGGACTGGATGGCCTCTGGGGCATGTACCAGTGGCTCGACCGCGCCCCCAGGGGCCGCAACGAGACGGGCATCTGGTGGCGCCGCAACGACGAGTACGACAGGCGCTGAGCCATCTTGCGGGCGTCGTTGGTGCAACCGGATGACGGGAGATATCACGTGGTTACCGAACAGGCTTCCCGGCGAGCCTTCCTCGGCGTGTCGGCGCTGCTCTTCGCCTCGAGCGCGGCGGTAACGATCGCCTGGTCCGCGTCCATGTCGGCGATGGGCGAGATGCCCATGCCCGGCGGCTGGACGATGTCGATGGCGTGGATGCTGATGCCCGGACAGACCTTGCCCGGCGCCGCGGCGTCGTTCCTCGGTATGTGGGTTGTGATGATGGTAGCGATGATGCTGCCGTCCCTGGTGCTCATGTTGTGGAACTACCGTCTCGCCGTCGGCAGGACAGGCGAGACGCGCCTGGGTCGATTGACCGCATGGGTGAGCGTGGGGTACTTCTTCGTGTGGGCCGCGTTCGGCATCGCGGCCTTTGCGCTGGGCGTCGCGCTGGCGGCGCTTGAGATGCACTCGCCGGTGCTGGCGCGCGCGGTTCCGGTCGCGGCCGGTGTGGTTGTCCTGAGCGCCGGCGCGCTCCAGTTCACCGCGTGGAAGTCACATCACCTTGCCTGCTGCCGGCAGGCACCGGGACGCGGCCGCACCTTGCCGGCCGACGCCAGCACCGCCTGGCGGCACGGACTGCGCCTTGGTCTACATTGCAGCTACTGCAGTGGAGGCCTGACGGCGATCCTGCTTGTCATCGGAGTCATGGACCTGCGCGCGATGGCTGTCGTGACGGCAGCCATCACCGTCGAACGTGTCGCGCCGGCCGGTGAGCGCGTCGCGCGAGCCATCGGAGCCGTCGTCGTCGGGGCGGGGCTGTTCCTGATCGCGCGAGCAGCCGGGCTCGGATGACGGATTACGGAACAAGCCAGAGCGGGCTCGCGTAGATCACGAGCGACACGACGAAAGTGATGGCCGTGTAGCCCATGACGCGCTGGATGCGAATGCCGGCTATCGCAACCACGGGCACAGCCCAGAACGGTTGCATGTCGTCGCGCTGTTCCATGGTGTCTTTCCTCTGGTCGCGCGCCGTCCTGGCTCCATCCCGGTCCATGGCCCTCAGAACCCCGCTGCCAGCCCGTCGCGCCGGCTGTCGCTGGCCGCGACATAACCGCGCTCCGGCTCATTGCGGTCGAGCTTCCAGATGTACTGCCCGGAGCCGAAGTCCATATACGGATCGTCAACCGACTTGATCGTGTGCCCCCTCTCTTCAAGCGCACGCGCGGTGTTTCGATCGAGCGTCGCCTCGATGTCGATCGTGAAGTCGCGGTTCACCTTCCAGCGCGGCGCATCGCACGCGGCCTGCGGCTGCTGGCCGTAGTCGAGCATGCGCACCACCGACTGCAGGTGACCTTGCGGCTGCATGTCGCCGCCCATCACGCCGAAGCTCATCACCGCCTCCTGCCGCCCCCCGATCTGCTGTGTGAGGAACGCCGGAATGATCGTATGGAACGGCCGCTTGCCGCCTTCGACGACGTTCGGCGACTGCGGATCCATCGAGAATCCGCAGCCGCGGTTCTGCAGCGCGATGCCGCTATCGGGCACCACCACGCCCGAGCCGAAACCCATGTAGTTCGACTGGATGAAGCTGACCATCATGCCGCGCTCGTCGGCCACCGACATGTAGATCGTGCCGCCGGCCTTCGGCATGCCGAAGTCGAACTGCGTGGCGCGCTTCGGATCGATCAGCTTCGCGCGCGAGGCGAGATAGGCGTCGTCGAGCATCTGCCCGGGGGTGACGTCCATCGAACGCGGATCGGCGACATAGCGGTAGACGTCGGCGAAAGCGAGCTTCATCGCCTCGATCTGCAGATGCTGCGATTCGATGTTGTCCACCGCGAGCGACTCCATGTCGAAGTGTTCGAGGATGCCCAGCGCAATCAGCGCCGCGATGCCCTGACCGTTCGGCGGAATCTCGTGCACCGTGTAGCCGCGATAGTTCTTGCCGATCGGCTCGACCCAGTCGGCGCGATAGTTGCGCAGGTCGTCGAGCGTTAGCGCGGCACCGCTCGCGCGCGCGAACGCGGCGATCTGTTCGGCGATCTCGCCCTCGTAGTACGCGCGCGGGCCGAGTTCGGCGAGCCTGCGCAGCGTCCTGGCGTGACCGGGTAAGCGCACCAGTTCGCTCACTTCGGGCGCGCGGCCGCGCGGCATGAAGGTGTCGGCAAAGCCCGGCTGATCCTTCAGTTCGGGCACGGCAGCGGCCCACTTGTACGCGACGATGCTAGCCACCGCATGACCGCGCTCGGCGATCTCGATGGCCGGCTCCATCAGATCGGCGAACGGCAGCGTGCCGAACTTCTGGTGCAGCGCTTCCCAGCCCGCGACCACGCCGGGCATGGTTACCGTATCCCAACCGCGTTTGGGCTGCATCGCAAGGCCGTTTTCCTCGCCGTACTTACGTTTGAAGTAGTCGACACTCCACGCCGCGGGCGACACCCCCGAGGCGTTCAGTCCGTGCAGCTTCGCGCCGTCCCACACGAGCGCGAACGCATCGCCGCCCAGCCCGCACGACACCGGTTCGACCACGGTGATGGCGGCGGCCGCGGCGATCGCCGCGTCGACCGCATTGCCGCCTTTCCACAGCATGCGCAGGCCAGCCTGGGCGGCCAGCGGATGTGACGTCGAAACGATGTTGCGCGCGAAGACCGGCAGGCGCGGCGTGGGGTAGGGGTTTTGCCAGTTGAAGCGGGTCATGGTGAACTCGGAGGAAAAGAGTGAACGGGGTGAACGGCGCACGCATGGCACGCCGGAATAGCGTTACAGTTCGCGCGGATCGAGCGCATCGCGCAGGCCGTCGCCAAGCAGATTGAAGCCGAGCACGGCGAGGAAAATCGCAATGCCGGGAAAGATCGACATCCACGGTGCCTGACTCACGAAGTCCTTCGCGGTATTCAGCATCGATCCCCACGAAGGCGCCGGCGGTAACTGCCCGAGCCCGAGGAACGACAGGCTGGCCTCGGCGATGATCGCCATCGCAACCGTCAGGCTCGCCTGCACGATGATCGGCGGCAGGACGTTCGGCAGGATGTAGCGAACGATGATCCGGAAATGACCAAGACCGATCGCGCGCGCGCCTTCGACGTAATCTTCGGCCTTCACGCTCATGGCCTGGCCACGCGTCAGGCGCACGAAACGCGGCATCGCCGAGACGCCGATCGCGACCATCGCGTTGGTCAGGCTCGGGCCGAGAAACGCGGCCATCGCAATCGCAAGAATCAGAAAGGGGATCGACAGCAGCGCATCGGCGAGCCGCGAGATCGCGCCGTCCACCAGCTTGCCGAAGTAGCCCGCGAGGAGGCCAAGCGGCACGCCGATCGCGACCGCGATCCCGACCGACACAACGCCGGCCAGCAGCGAAGCACGCGCGCCCCACAAGAGCCTCGTCAATACGTCGCGGCCCAGCTCATCGGTGCCGAACCAGTGCGATGCCGACGGCGCCTGGCGCACGGTCATGAAGCTTGCCTCTACCGGATCATACGGCGACAGCCACGGCGCAAGGGTCGCCACCAGAATCACCAGCAACACGATGAAAGCGCCCGCCACGGCGGCGCGATTGCGCATGAACTTCGTGAGACCGCGCCGCCGCCTGCGCGGCAGCGGCGCAGAAGCAGAAGCAGAAGCGCCAGCGGCGGGATGGGCGGGAGTAGCC
The DNA window shown above is from Paraburkholderia sp. BL10I2N1 and carries:
- a CDS encoding DUF899 domain-containing protein, with amino-acid sequence MTTRHMTGTREEWLAARLELLDAEKELTRRSDELARRRQALPWVRIDRKYQFETDEGSASLADLFRGRSQLLVYHFMFGPDYTAGCPSCSAIADGFDGFVVHLANHDVTLSAVSRAPLAKLQAYRRRMGWTFPWASSSGSDFNFDFNVSFTEEQQRENVVEYNYQRGGHAMDATPAPEPVAQFAATCGTDAPTYSRDRPGMSGFVLEDGVVYHTYSTYARGLDGLWGMYQWLDRAPRGRNETGIWWRRNDEYDRR
- a CDS encoding gamma-glutamyltransferase family protein → MTRFNWQNPYPTPRLPVFARNIVSTSHPLAAQAGLRMLWKGGNAVDAAIAAAAAITVVEPVSCGLGGDAFALVWDGAKLHGLNASGVSPAAWSVDYFKRKYGEENGLAMQPKRGWDTVTMPGVVAGWEALHQKFGTLPFADLMEPAIEIAERGHAVASIVAYKWAAAVPELKDQPGFADTFMPRGRAPEVSELVRLPGHARTLRRLAELGPRAYYEGEIAEQIAAFARASGAALTLDDLRNYRADWVEPIGKNYRGYTVHEIPPNGQGIAALIALGILEHFDMESLAVDNIESQHLQIEAMKLAFADVYRYVADPRSMDVTPGQMLDDAYLASRAKLIDPKRATQFDFGMPKAGGTIYMSVADERGMMVSFIQSNYMGFGSGVVVPDSGIALQNRGCGFSMDPQSPNVVEGGKRPFHTIIPAFLTQQIGGRQEAVMSFGVMGGDMQPQGHLQSVVRMLDYGQQPQAACDAPRWKVNRDFTIDIEATLDRNTARALEERGHTIKSVDDPYMDFGSGQYIWKLDRNEPERGYVAASDSRRDGLAAGF
- a CDS encoding ABC transporter permease yields the protein MATPAHPAAGASASASAPLPRRRRRGLTKFMRNRAAVAGAFIVLLVILVATLAPWLSPYDPVEASFMTVRQAPSASHWFGTDELGRDVLTRLLWGARASLLAGVVSVGIAVAIGVPLGLLAGYFGKLVDGAISRLADALLSIPFLILAIAMAAFLGPSLTNAMVAIGVSAMPRFVRLTRGQAMSVKAEDYVEGARAIGLGHFRIIVRYILPNVLPPIIVQASLTVAMAIIAEASLSFLGLGQLPPAPSWGSMLNTAKDFVSQAPWMSIFPGIAIFLAVLGFNLLGDGLRDALDPREL
- a CDS encoding DUF2182 domain-containing protein — translated: MVTEQASRRAFLGVSALLFASSAAVTIAWSASMSAMGEMPMPGGWTMSMAWMLMPGQTLPGAAASFLGMWVVMMVAMMLPSLVLMLWNYRLAVGRTGETRLGRLTAWVSVGYFFVWAAFGIAAFALGVALAALEMHSPVLARAVPVAAGVVVLSAGALQFTAWKSHHLACCRQAPGRGRTLPADASTAWRHGLRLGLHCSYCSGGLTAILLVIGVMDLRAMAVVTAAITVERVAPAGERVARAIGAVVVGAGLFLIARAAGLG